In the Hordeum vulgare subsp. vulgare chromosome 7H, MorexV3_pseudomolecules_assembly, whole genome shotgun sequence genome, one interval contains:
- the LOC123410149 gene encoding protein NOI4-like, with the protein MSEESGRPLPKFGEWDVNDPASADGFTVIFNKARDEKKAGNGQDTESPCKDARTERVESYATKANSKKWFCCVTPSPTQS; encoded by the exons ATGTCG GAGGAATCTGGTCGCCCTTTGCCCAAGTTTGGCGAATGGGACGTCAACGACCCAGCTTCTGCTGATGGATTCACAGTTATATTCAACAAAGCCAGGGATGAGAAAAAGGCTGGGAATGGACAAGATACTGAATCCCCTTGCAAAGACGCCAGGACTGAGAGGGTGGAATCTTATGCCACCAAGGCAAATTCA AAGAAGTGGTTTTGCTGCGTGACGCCAAGTCCTACACAATCTTGA